One segment of Erigeron canadensis isolate Cc75 chromosome 2, C_canadensis_v1, whole genome shotgun sequence DNA contains the following:
- the LOC122588710 gene encoding ribulose-1,5 bisphosphate carboxylase/oxygenase large subunit N-methyltransferase, chloroplastic, with protein MDVCFIHQTNCIFDFNPIHYNNNNNNHRSVTVLPRLSFSSHKHNNALRSSYRNRNVFFASSSSDIMVSAINKHKEFTKEEAEEDLKSWMHKNGLPPCKVVLKDRPAYDSRHPSTHYVAASEDLQAGDIAFSVPNSLVVTLERVLGNETIAELLTTNKLSELACLALYLMYEKKQGKESVWYPYIKELDRQRGRGQLSVESPLLWSESELDYLTGSPVKAEVVERAEGIRKEYSELDTVWFMAGSLFQQYPFDIPTEAFSYEIFKQAFVAVQSCVVHLQNVSLARRFALVPLGPPLLTYRSNCRAMLTAVDGAVQLVVDRPYIAGQSIVVWCGPQPNSKLLINYGFVDEDNSFDRLVVEAALNTEDPQYQDKRLVAQRNGKLTIQPFQVKVGKEREAVLDMLPYMRLGYVSDPLEMESVLSSQGPVCPVSPCMEHAVLDQIATYFRERLAGYPTTLSEDEALLGECDIDPKKRVATQLIRCEKRILSKCLEATVDLINQLPDLTISPCPAPYAPLLR; from the exons ATGGACGTCTGTTTTATACATCAAACCAATTGCATATTCGATTTTAATCCAAttcattataataataacaataataatcatcgCTCTGTTACAGTTCTTCCTAGACTTTCATTTTCGAGTCACAAACACAACAATGCTCTTCGCTCTTCGTATCGAAACCGAAACGTTTTTTTCGCCTCTTCGAGTTCCGATATAATGGTATCTGCTATTAATAAACATAAGGAATTTACAAAAGAAGAAGCAGAAGAAGATTTGAAATCATGGATGCATAAAAACGGTTTGCCTCCGTGTAAAGTTGTTTTGAAAGATCGTCCTGCTTACGATTCACGCCATCCTTCCACTCATTATGTTGCCGCCAGTGAAGACTTGCAG GCAGGTGATATTGCGTTTTCTGTGCCGAATTCGTTGGTTGTTACACTAGAGAGAGTTTTAGGGAACGAAACTATCG CGGAACTGCTAACCACGAACAAACTATCGGAGTTAGCTTGTCTTGCATTGTATCTAATGTATGAGAAAAAACAAGGGAAAGAATCTGTGTGGTACCCGTATATTAAGGAGCTTGATCGTCAGCGTGGTAGGGGACAGTTATCTGTGGAATCCCCTCTATTGTGGTCCGAATCAGAATTGGATTATCTGACAGGCAGTCCCGTTAAG GCTGAAGTTGTTGAAAGAGCAGAAGGCATCAGAAAAGAGTATAGCGAGCTTGACACTGTCTGGTTTATGGCTGGATCTCTATTTCAG CAATATCCATTTGATATTCCTACAGAGGCGTTTTCATATGAGATCTTTAAACAAGCTTTTGTCGCAGTCCAGTCGTGTGTTGTGCATTTGCAG AATGTCAGTTTGGCACGGAGGTTTGCATTGGTCCCTCTTGGACCTCCTCTTCTGACCTATAGGAGCAACTGCAGAGCGATGTTAACAGCTGTAGATGGAGCTGTTCAATTGGTTGTTGATCGCCCATACATAGCCGGGCAATCTATAGTCGTATG GTGTGGTCCACAACCAAATTCGAAGTTGCTTATAAATTATGGTTTTGTTGATGAAGATAACTCTTTTGACCGTCTGGTGGTTGAG GCAGCATTAAATACAGAGGATCCTCAATATCAAGACAAGAGATTAGTTGCTCAACGAAATGGAAAGTTAACCATACAACCATTCCAG GTGAAAGTAGGGAAGGAAAGAGAAGCCGTTCTAGATATGCTTCCGTACATGAGGTTAGGTTATGTTTCAGATCCTTTAGAGATGGAATCTGTTCTTTCTTCTCAGGGTCCAGTTTGTCCG GTAAGTCCTTGTATGGAACATGCAGTTTTGGATCAAATAGCTACGTATTTCAGGGAAAGACTGGCCGGATACCCCACTACTCTAAGCGAAGATGAAGCCTTG CTAGGTGAATGTGATATCGACCCCAAGAAACGAGTCGCCACACAGCTTATCAGGTGTGAGAAGAGAATACTAAGCAAATGCTTGGAGGCAACTGTTGATCTGATTAACCAATTACCAGATCTCACTATATCTCCATGCCCAGCTCCATATGCGCCTTTACTAAGATAA
- the LOC122589287 gene encoding phenylalanine N-monooxygenase-like: MIFFIIVSIVSMFFFMLTKWTTCSHKKHLQPLPPGPKPLPLIGSLITMLRNKPVFRWIHKMMDEMKTKVICIRLGNVHVIAVSDPKIALEFMKDKHGVFSSRPDVMSSHVISCGYLGTIFVPMSDNWKNMRRIISTEVASVARHKWLANKRNEVADNLLRYIYSRCETNVVATGGIVNVRTAAIQYTSNVSRKIMFGSMYFGKGSEDGGPGEEEIEHVDSLLTILSHIYAFCVTDYIPCLRWITDFDGHEKTLRKAFHNTRKYQDPLIDERIQQWKNGVRKKEDDLLDVLINLDNPRLTTDQIKVQIHDLMIATIDNPWNSVEWAMAEMINQPRIMDKAIQELDYVVGKDRLVQESDLPNLNYIKACVKESFRLHPVAPFIPVHMTTRDSSVAGYFIPKGSHVIVSRLGLGRNPEVWSDPLNFDPNRHMNVNSQVVLTDHNLHLFSFGTGPRGCPGVLLGTTMSVMLLARLVQGFTWKCPPNEPHVDLNENLHDIWRAKPLLALAKPRLPHHLYPTC; this comes from the exons ATGATATTCTTCATTATTGTTTCCATCGTTTCAATGTTCTTCTTCATGCTCACAAAATGGACGACTTGTTCACACAAAAAGCACTTGCAACCGCTTCCCCCGGGGCCAAAACCCTTGCCTTTAATCGGTAGCTTAATCACCATGCTTCGAAACAAGCCCGTGTTCCGATGGATTCATAAAATGATGGATGAAATGAAGACCAAGGTCATTTGCATTCGCTTGGGTAATGTACATGTCATAGCTGTTAGCGATCCAAAGATCGCTCTTGAGTTCATGAAAGACAAACATGGTGTCTTCTCGTCAAGGCCCGATGTCATGTCGAGTCATGTTATATCCTGTGGTTATTTGGGCACCATTTTTGTTCCAATGAGTGATAATTGGAAGAATATGAGGAGAATTATATCCACTGAGGTTGCTTCAGTAGCTAGGCATAAGTGGCTTGCGAACAAGAGAAACGAAGTAGCCGACAATCTGCTTAg GTACATATACAGCAGATGTGAGACCAATGTCGTGGCTACTGGTGGCATTGTTAACGTAAGGACCGCCGCGATCCAATACACTAGCAATGTCTCAAGGAAGATCATGTTTGGGAGTATGTATTTCGGCAAAGGGAGTGAAGATGGTGGACCCGGGGAGGAAGAAATCGAGCATGTTGATTCGCTTCTCACGATTCTTAGTCATATCTATGCCTTTTGCGTGACCGATTACATCCCATGTTTGCGGTGGATTACTGATTTTGATGGGCACGAGAAGACCTTAAGGAAGGCCTTTCATAACACAAGAAAGTATCAAGATCCTTTGATTGATGAGAGGATCCAACAATGGAAAAATGGTGTGAGGAAAAAAGAAGATGATTTGCTTGATGTTTTAATCAACCTTGATAACCCTCGACTAACCACAGATCAGATCAAAGTCCAAATCCAT GATCTTATGATAGCAACGATTGATAATCCGTGGAATAGTGTAGAATGGGCAATGGCGGAAATGATAAACCAACCAAGGATCATGGATAAAGCAATCCAAGAGCTTGATTACGTTGTCGGAAAAGATAGACTAGTACAAGAATCTGATCTACCCAACCTCAATTATATCAAAGCATGTGTGAAAGAGTCTTTCAGGTTACACCCGGTTGCACCTTTCATCCCCGTTCACATGACAACGAGAGACTCTAGTGTCGCTGGTTACTTCATACCAAAGGGTAGCCATGTGATAGTGAGCCGTCTTGGGCTAGGCCGGAACCCTGAGGTATGGAGTGACCCATTGAATTTCGATCCAAACCGTCACATGAATGTAAATAGCCAAGTGGTGCTAACCGATCACAATCTTCACTTGTTTTCGTTTGGCACCGGGCCACGTGGGTGCCCCGGGGTGTTGTTGGGGACAACCATGTCCGTAATGCTATTAGCTAGGCTTGTACAAGGGTTCACTTGGAAATGTCCACCCAATGAACCACATGTTGATCTTAACGAAAACCTTCATGATATATGGAGAGCTAAGCCATTGTTGGCCCTCGCCAAGCCTCGTCTGCCGCACCATCTATATCCCACTTGCTAA
- the LOC122589513 gene encoding kelch repeat-containing protein At3g27220-like, with product MATKNHSSKHISILFITVFIGGAFIFSYLWTSSSSTVYTPFRFVTLNPNFFNDTNKIVDIKVQKDERLLSGTFADLPAPEIEWEEMEPAPVPRLDGASIQINELFYVFSGYRTLDHVHSHVDVYNFTSKKWGESFATPKQMANSHLGMATDGRYIYVVSGQQGPQCRTPPVAETFVLDTQTRNWEPFPPLPEPRYAPATQVWRGRLHVMGGGKENRHTPSTDHWSIAVKNGKALEKTWRKEVPIPRGGPHRACIAVGDQLYVIGGQEGDFMPKPGSPIFKCSRRHEVVYGDVYMLDVKMKWHTLPSMPKPDSHIEASWVICNNSIVIAGGTTEKNPVTKRMILVGELFQFDLDSKKWHVIGKLPYRVKTTQAAFWNGWFYITSGQRDKGPDNPQPKKVVADLWRTKLSC from the exons ATGGCAACAAAAAATCACAGCAGTAAACATATATCCATCTTATTCATCACTGTTTTTATTGGTGGAGCATTCATCTTCAGTTATTTATGGacctcttcttcttccactGTTTACACACCATTTCGCTTtgtaaccctaaaccctaattTCTTCAATGACACCAATAAG atagTAGATATTAAAGTTCAAAAGGATGAGAGGTTATTATCAGGAACTTTTGCGGATTTACCTGCCCCCGAAATCGAATGGGAAGAGATGGAACCGGCACCTGTTCCACGTCTAGACGGTGCTTCAATACAGATCAATGAATTGTTTTACGTGTTTTCTGGTTATAGAACACTTGACCAT GTACATTCTCATGTTGATGTTTACAATTTCACAAGCAAGAAATGGGGAGAAAGCTTTGCTACACCAAAACAAATGGCTAATTCTCATTTAGGAATGGCGACAGATGGAcgctatatatatgttgtttctgGGCAACAGGGTCCTCAATGTCGAACTCCTCCTGTTGCTGAAACGTTTGTGCTGGATACTCAAACAAGAAACTGGGAACCGTTTCCTCCTTTACCAGAACCTAG ATATGCTCCGGCAACTCAAGTTTGGAGGGGTAGGCTTCATGTGATGGGAGGTGGAAAGGAAAACCGTCATACGCCTAGTACGGATCATTGGAGTATTGCAGTGAAGAATGGCAAAGCATTAGAAAAAACATGGAGGAAAGAAGTACCAATTCCTCGTGGGGGTCCACATAG AGCTTGTATTGCTGTCGGAGATCAGCTCTATGTTATTGGTGGTCAAGAGGGTGACTTTATGCCCAAACCAGGGTCACCTATCTTCAAGTGTTCACGCAGGCATGAG GTAGTTTATGGTGATGTTTATATGCTGGATGTTAAGATGAAATGGCATACATTGCCATCTATGCCAAAGCCCGATTCACATATAGAAGCTTCATGGGTAATTTGTAACAATTCAATCGTGATTGCGGGAGGCACAACAGAGAAAAATCCCGTGACAAAGCGAATGATATTGGTTGGAGAGCTGTTCCAGTTTGATCTTGACTCAAAG AAATGGCATGTGATCGGTAAACTTCCTTATCGTGTGAAAACTACACAAGCAGCATTCTGGAATGGATGGTTCTATATCACATCTGGTCAGCGAGACAAAGGACCTGATAATCCACAACCAAAAAAAGTTGTAGCAGACTTGTGGCGAACCAAACTGAGCTGCTAA